GAAACTGAAACCGGCATTTGCTCATTTAGAGCAATTTCGTCTCTATGAACATGGAATTAAAATAGGAAATTCTGAGCTATTATTGaaagttttcattaaaatgtaCGAGGTGTGAGTTGGGCGTTGCACATTATCAATTTTGTATGATAAACGCTTTAGCTAATACTAACAGGATTAGCGTCTAGGAATATTTAAAGTGccttacattttataaaccGGGATAAATTTAAACATGTTTATATCGTAACCCTTTAATTAAAACACTTATCATTTTAATGGGAAGATTTCAAAACGCCATTTCAAAATAAGCTGCAGGTAAGGAAATCTTGattataactatttaataattatagtcTACTGTCAACGCgcctatataatataaattatttcttataatatatCCAACAACTGGTCGTTTCCCTAGGGAATCGTATGTCACGTGATCTATTCATAGCTtatgaatgttattattttatattatagctaaaaatttataatttctaagAAATAATGTGTTGCGGCCACAGCTTGGCAACACTGGAAGGCAGAACTAGCCAAGAAGTGGAACTACGTAGCCATTAATTTATACttgaatttgaaaaacgaatttttaaaatattgaaattaagcgacccttgtatattttaaatatcagCTGAAAAGATTAATGAATATGGtcaaagcaaaagaagtaaatATAGTAGTCATTTAATAAGCGACCATGGAGTAGTAACCTGACAATGTATCATAAATTTAATGGCATTTAACCACGCCGAGCTTTCACCGGCTAATATGACGTATGCGTCTAGCCGGTTCGATCTTTTAAACCCTGTCATATGATACCGGTGGATTATCTCGGGTATAACGTTGTTATGAAGGGAGATACAATTATTAATGCATCAACCATTTTATAAGCATGTTAGTGTCTATTGGAATATAagagtcaaatatttttaaaattatctttaggTACTTAACTGAGAACAACGAGTCTCGTCTGAAACAAAGAGTTAGAATTTTCGGGAACACAAAGCGCCGCAGATACCTATTCGATGTGCTTACAGTCTCTTGAAATAACTTCACAATCAACGTTTTTTGACATATTTCCCTTCACGAGTACATCGCTGATTTAGGTactacttaatttttacataccttATAAACATTtgcgaaagaaaaaaaacgattCAAATGAAAactataacttttattattctcAACCATTTTTCAGAAAACAGAAGGACGTAAATGAAACTTTTTCCCGCATATGAAATGTTTACAATATGCGAGCCGTTCCAGCCGCAGACATGTCTAAACAAAGGAAAAAACAAGAGAGGTGCGTGTCGTTTTAGCCATGCTACATTAATTCCTAGACTCCGAACAAGTGCCTACTGTCTCGAGGACACACTTTGAATCCAAAACGACATAATACCACAAAATATGACATGGGAATTTCAAACGTCAATGAAGTTTTTAAGGTTGAGTTCGATATTTGAGTTACGTAAAACAGtcgtatttgttattttttgttagaaAATTCAGTGGCTTTGAGTAAACAGTAAAGCGAAAATGTATATACAGTCGCAATAAATGGTGAAATTTCTGCGTTATGGACATCAAAAGAAGCGGTactgtgtaatttattaaagaagtAAACTGTCTATCTATCTCTGAGAAACCTATGAGGGCGTGATAataccatttatttatttgttataaatatttgttaatttattttcttaaatattgtttatgttCACAGGCTTATAGGTCATCGATTTTAAACATTCGACATTTTCCTGGTAAATATGTCCGTCCattaaagaattaaatatttacagatTAAAAGCGGGGAAAACtggaacatttttatatatttttaaaacttaattaatcaAAGTGCTGAAATCTTAGCCAGGTGGGCGAAAGTTCATCGATCTTGTTGGTGTAATGTCAGTAACTGATACTATCCATTAACTGTAGCCATTAGCCattctttttcaaatttcaggTGAttcatatatttgttttttttttgacctTATCCACAATATATATCCGTTTAATCGTTAAGATACTGTCAATTCTATTTACTTAGGTAAAATTAATAGACGTATGACACCAACCCTTTATACGGTGTACCAACGACCCAAAGGTTCTCTCAAAGACATAAACGGGGCAGATTCCAGGAGGATGATAAGATGTGATAAGATATATGCATAAGGCTATGTATGAAGAATGaaggcatacatacatgaaggctcatgtatgtatcccttacggggtaggaaaagccaatagtctcgaactGTTGCCCAAttatggcgatgggctagtgacctgtcactatttgtatctcttTGGCTGCAGCTTCCCCCGTAGCACTGCACGCGCGACGTAAATTTTATCACGCGCATAACTATCGctattttcgtttttttaatgaagtgAAACGGGACAGAGATAGTTTTTCGTGCGATATATATTGCGCGCGTGTTTTCAATTAACAATACGGATCTTAAAGACCTCCTTATTCGTTAACTCTTACCCAAGGAAGGCAAAGttactttatacatatataactatCTTCAAAGTTCACAAAGTTTTCCCAACATACTTACTAGTTGTGCCGCGCGGCTGTATTGTCACATAAAACTTGTTGTAGGTACTCTATAGCTGGCTTTTATACTTAGTTAATGGAGCCATTAAGgaagtttttaattagttattacCTGGAGACGGGATAGATAAATCTTTGCTATAAAATGTCAACAGTTGCGAACTTTAAGTGCGGAGTTTTGTTTGTACTCTGTCGATGATGTGAACCGAAAGTAAGTATGACAATGGATTAACTAATGCAATTCGTAATTTTTGCTTTACCAATTTATATTGATGATAGCAAAACAGGGTCACGGCGTCGAATTGGGATACGCTTTTTTTAACCtttataaaaggaaaaatacaCTCACTCACTGATCATGGAATCTCAGAAACTCAGAATAAATACAGATTGAATTTGACAGGAAGGATAATTGCAGACTAGAAAACGTCCGCTTagaaggaatttaaaaaaattcaacctTGAAAGAAATGATTTTGCGTTTTACACGAGCGGAGCCGCGGGTGCTTtcttgtataatttaattagtttaccaattatatgtacttaattacCTGACTACGCACTATcttatataaagataaatatttcttatataattatatatacatatataagtaatataatataggtGGACCTCTTAACAGTGACAAATGCCTGGAGAATGCAGAAATAAACGATTTTGaactacttacaaaaaatattattttcttgacGACAGTCCAGTAGGTACTGATCAGcttacatcaaaataaatcaCCGTACAAAATTACCGACTATAAAAGCCTTCTTAATCGGCTCATTCTAATGATCGCAACCCGCTAATACTAATATCTCTTGTTATTGGGAGATATTTTTGGAATACCTTCTTATGTAAGATTATGGACATCGTAATCATTTAGAGCCAGCTTAGGTTTGACATTCACATATTATAACTTGGTGTAGTAATGACTAGACGGAATTGGAATTACTGAAGCAGTTTATAACGTTGCTTCTTGGCAGTTTAGAGATCATTCGAATTTCCCTTTATAGGTTGGTTTCggtcattaatttttactttcttcCACCTACGTTAAAAATTCCCCATTTTCCAATTTCCGTAGGAATTGACAAAAATGAATGGAAAATGACTTAGTTTGTTATTTCCCAAGTTCAGTTTAATGAAATGGttcagttttttaattttgaagaattaataaacaaataaaatttactttcccgtttattatattagttagaATATGGATACGGGATGTAATGGGATATGCATCTAAGACCGTTTAACTCTAATCTGCCTGATGGAAAGTAAGATATGAGTTACAAGGTGGAATATGCAACTCATATTAAAAGACCTAAATCTGTGCAACACTAGACTGgttcataaaataatgattgCAGATAATAAACGCTAATGCTAATGATgagaaatagaaatatttcCACCAAAATACAGATAAGGTGGACGACTTAACGACAGCCAATATATCATCGTTGTCACATGAATAATGTAGGATGATGGGAAATTCAGGCATTCAGACGACAAATCGCTCATTCCTCAAACTTGACTGCCTTCACTGGTGATTATGACGTCTGGCGAGTGAATACttaattttctataatataGACTGGTTGATGtagaaatcttttttttgCATTCTTTTAATTCTGAATActtaattctttattgcatcTCAAATTACATGGAGAGAGGGGGTATCTCATCAttgtaatttatgaaaatgttaCTAATCAAAATCTtctaataaatttagttattcttttttgattaaaaaatctaCAATTAATGATTTCGTCGTATCTTCATGCTGTTTTCCAATAACTGTATCACACAAActtatcaaataaacaaatacgcGTTCACGAAAACtcctttcaaatatttattattaaaaacaatagtttCGCGGTCGCATATCACCACTTTGGGATCTAAGGGATGAACATTTGATCTATCAAGTCATAAAAACAACAGTAAAAATAGTaacatacaatatatttatcgCTCAATAACCTCTTTCAGATGTCTCAAAGCTTCGTCCAGTGCCATATAAACTTCTTGCGTGTCTGGCGGTCCAATTTCCAAAGATTCTGTGCTGCTTCTCATTGGGGATTTGTTGATGATGCTCTGAGTGAGGGGACAGAAGACGTCGGGATTCATGGAGTCAGACCTGGATTTTCCGGTGAGGTAACTCATGGGCACGCCGATGAGGAGGACAGTCATAGCGCCGACCAATGGACAGTAAGTGAATGAGATTCTGAATAGGGATTGCAGCGGCTTTGTTGGTAGATGCGTGCTGGAAATAGAAGAGTTTAAAACTATTTctgatacttttttattttgtttatattaataaattgtgcTATCTGAACTATATTCCTTATTCATAGTACATGATAAGTGATTGgttttacgagtatttagTCACTATAAACTACAACAACACTATAAAATTACCGTGCCGtgagttcccggcaccaatagaaaaaagaataggaccactccatatcttccccatggatgttgtataaggcgactaagggataggctgataaacttataattcttattttaagcaACGGgatagctacctgtcacttaatatgatgatgatatctcaattctatcagtaagccaaacagctcatcgtggcctatcagtattttcaagactgttggctttgtctatcccacaagagatatcgaaatgatcatatgtatgtataaacttacactataaacgtggccttcgagtttttttttaactattccTAGCTCTCTCTTTCTAtaggataaagacatgatgtTCGTATGAAATAACATACTAAAAGAAAGATGGATATTGGTGACTGCTGTTTATGacatttttgattaaaatagaTCACGCACAACATCGTCtatttaaatgaatgaacAAACTATGTGCATTGCAATTTCTTCTactaatatacaaaaaagtcTTTTGCTGCTGTTAATTACAACTTACTAAGTTTAGTGACAAAGTTTTGGCTTAGATAAGTCAGTCATCCGAATAcctttataaatgtattcgGATTATGACTTGTTTTTCATGATGGAATAAAAGAAAGCATTCTTCTTGTTCCAGTACGAACACAAGTTATTCATTCGTATTCAAGATCTATAAAAAACTTTACAAGAGCCGTGTCTTCTATAAAAGTTTAACCATAAAAGATCTTAATTTATACTTCAaacgaattaaaattcatattcGATGATATCACGCTATCAAATTTTTAGGATGGTTTTACACATTACATTTTTAGATTTAcaacaaagaataaataagtaataactgtttttataattatgttttcaaCGTTAATATACATGAtgtaatggtgccgtgtggttcccggcaccattacaaaaaagaataggaccactccatctctttcccacggatgtcgtaaaaggcgactaaatgataggcttataaacttgggattcctcttttaggcgatgggctagcaacctgtcactattaaaatatcaattctatcactaagccaaacagctgagcgtggcctatcagtctattcaagactggtggctctatctaccccgctagggatatagacgtgatcatatgtatgtatgtatattaacatacatacatatgcttATATCTCACGGACCTCCATGACAGATAGAGACTTCATCCTTCCACTTGATTGCATACTTCATTACTTTCATACATAAAGAAAAtcaagcagagactacatctttccacatgACAGGATACCTCAATCAATAAAAGCACGTTTTAGGGTACAACTTTAAGGACACTTTTGGTTCCAGGAGAAGCAGGATCGTGGTcagcggaccccgggctcctctacaGAGAAAAGGACTTACAGCAGAATATTGCATTCGCCCACGGTTTctatttaagagatctatatttgtaaattgacgtccggtgaaaatgctgcagtgtagtttgttccgccgcttcttatACACATGCagtttggaagcggtagttgatataattagatttaagtgatgtgacgtcaataagtcaCGTCACCTtatatctaattttgaaaataaatatattctattctatgatCATTCACGAAAAAGCTAGACCCgccatacataaataaacatttgtaGTGCATATACTCCATTACATATGAACGTAGAAAAGTCATAAAAGTCTTGTAATAGTGGCATCGGCATGGggaaagttttaataaggGGGAATAAAAGCCTAGCCGATAGCTGCCAAGTTGCGCAAGATTACAAGTTTCCCCACCAAGTGTGAACTCATTTGCGAACGTGAAAAATTGTCCATACGTGCCTGGGATGTGCTGATAAAATTACGAGCTTAGGGAATTCGCGACAGTTGAAATTCAATATAGACGGAACAAcacattgttttatattgtaaCGCGTTTTTCTTTCCTATGAATGTTTaggcatttttttatatggtaTGTTagcattataaattaaaaaattgcacACTTTCGTTAACATCAAGTAAAGCACGAATAAATAAGGCTCGAGTAGATAATACACGAATCGAATAAGCATCAAATAAtgcattattaatataaaacagcAAAATAGGTACTATGTGACAGACATTCTTTGactaaaaattttcaaagttttgCAAGTGATATATTTCACAACTATTTTTCACTCggttaattgtaaaaaaaaaacgaagatTCGAATAAAAGTTGGTAAATGATAAACAGTACATCATACATTATCACATCTTCCCTTAAGGGGTACTCTCTAAAAGACAGAAAGTCCATGTTCAGCTGGATGaacgaaaattaatttattatgaataacCAATACTCACGTAACCCCTTTACCAATGTTCACGTTTTCCATCAGATAGGTAAAGTTGTCTTTGCCACATCCAGAAATCGCCAGCGGCTTCCCCTGGAAGGTCAATGCCCCCGTAGCCAAAGCATTCTCTGCCCCAATAAGGAGCCAACCGCAAAGCAAGAGGCTTAGCACGCACCCACTCAATGCACCCTGGAATTTGTATTTCATCATGTTATCTGTATGTTACATGAAAACAGTACAGCGTGAATTTAATCCCCGAACGTAAAAGGGTTTTTTGCGTTAGGGATTAAATATATGGTTTCAGAAGCCTTTGTTTGAGTTTGTGAATTGTGAGTACctgttatatacttataaaggGTATGTCATATgtcatgaaaaaataaataaatgtatcttGATATTTTTCTGTGCTAGTTGTATTTAGGTACTTCGCCTCGTACAGATGATCCTCATTAAAacggtataaaaaatatcaaatatcacgtctttatatgtttcttaaatttttttcttatttatctaaactttattgcacctaAACCAATGTGCAATAGGTGGACTTAGTATCATAAAGCATTCGCAACCAGCCGAACCtttagacagagtcaacaggtAGTCTCAAAAATACTTGAAGGAAAAATCATGATCATCAGCAAAAAGACGTCGCGCAGCGCGTGCTACGGGAGTAgatgtttcttttttcgcCCGCTTAAAACCTACCCTTATTAGCTTAGCTAGCTTAACTGAACTTCCACTATCTTTCTACCTCAACTCATCATTTTTCCATCCAGATAAGCGTTTTTTCTACTCTACTCCAAAGACGAGATATAAGAACTTAAGTGTGGGtacaattacaatatttagCGACAACATATTTTATGCCTCATAGCTAACACCTATAACGCACCctgtatgtaggtagatacCTACATGTAACTAAGAAGGAATTCAGGAGGGTTCTCGGAAATTCCTGCTTCACAGAGAATAGTAAATATTGTTGAGGTCTTAAACCCTTTTAGGGAGGCCATTTTGAATTGGTTAGCTAAATTTGAATACCTTTTTATCTACGCTATTAttagaaagaaatatttattttaagaacaaTTAGGGATTAACTTTCGAGATTAACTCGGCTTTGGATTATTAGGCCGTTTGGTATTTTGAATTGTCCTCTCCTTTCatgctaaaaataaatagaatgttCCTACAGTTACTTACTAGAGTCataaaaaaagtacctacgtaTAGTTAACAACATATATATTAACTTACCTAAATTCATTTCATATTGGCCTTTAATACCACGTCGTAGAGTTCCGAGCAGGGTAACTTGACATGCGGTTGAGTGGCACCTAACTACTCCAAAATGCTAAgcgtcatttttttattttattttaaatcataattgaataatttacagACCTATTATTTACACTGAGCTGTTAAAATTCTCATAAAAATCAATCAGGAAATGAGCAATGCAGCGCCATCTAAGTTGTAATGTCAGTAAAAAATACTACTATTTAGAAAATTAACTTTCCTcatgaaatgataaaaaatactggTGCCTTACTGttactttttctttatctCGAAAGTACAGAGGGCGCTTACAGAGAATGACTATTATTAGGTagttttgatgatttttaatagatggcgttgttgAAAATTTCGTTTTTGATCCCCCGTGTAAGTGTAGGGTGctgctttaaattttatctaagtacctattaaaataattaaatactccAATTtcgttgtaataaataaaataatcataccATGCAAAAACAATTAGTAAAACAAAGGTATCTGCCTATTCACATATTATTACATCACGTGGttgtttttgttgaaaaatgatattttttaagaacagTATTTTGTTAACagccaaatatatttttttgtagtaagtcaaatattatatttttttaaagcagtcataacaaaattattacttactgAACAGTTCGCTCTAGAGAAAACAATGCCAAGAGTGAACAGCCCTAGCAGAGTACCAGCAGTGACTCCTGTTACTCCTGATGCCACATGCTGCAGACGATCCAATTCCTTGGCAAACCAGACTACGCACCCGCAGTATCCTcccacaaacaaacaaagaagcTGGAAATGTATATTGATTGAAGAATCCAAATATTCATAGcctttatatgtataagtaatgTTGAATAcatcatgccgtgtggttcccggcaccaatacaaaaaagaataggaccactccatctctttcccatggatgtcgtaaaaggcgactaagggataggcttacaaacttggtaattcttgattctcttttaggcgatgggctagcaacctgtcactatttggatctcaaatctatcatcaagtcaaatagttgaacgtagccgatcagtcttcaagactgttggctctgtctaccccgcaagggatatagacgtgaccatatgtatgtatgtatgtacctatgtatcaTTATAtacttccatgctggtctggtagaAAAGACAAAAACATACCTAGGTAGTTCTGACCAATtctctaataaaataaatcgatcTATTGTAAGAATCCTAAGTGATTCTGCTTTCGCCTATCGTTGGCTATCAAGGGTATCCAATCTCTAAATCAGCTGCTACTATCAGCTCCATCCCCACCTTAAGGGATGTAGGGGAGTCAGACATGGAAATGTTTTTATCAtgaagtattaaaattattattgaatacgtaattaaaaaatatatatatatctagaaaataatttcgaggaaatatgataaaattcgaaataatattattatattaaacccCTACCTTCATTATCCTACAACATGTAAGTTCATTTGTACTCTGGGGCATCCATGGTCTGATGAATTCTTCAAATAACACTCCTGAGATCGAATTGATAATCGACGCAAGACacctaaaatatttgtatgaaaactgattaaaataaagttaataattcaaaaagaCAACGAATCTTTATTGTTATTGCATTAATTTCGGCTAACTACCtaccataattttttattagtaaaatataaaacattgtgTACCAACCCAGTTGTTGCActaaatattgatataataaaaatgccaCAAATACCAGGAAACATAACTGATAAACTGTTCAAAAACTGTGGCACCAACTGAAACAGAaccaaacaaatttataagaaatCAGAAACCCTTGAGAGAATAatgtaagtttaataataatgaactcacttgttcatgtttttttattgctccTGATAACAAAGGATCGCAACCAGCAAACCATGCATATAACGCCAAACCAAGGAAGCATGATAGCAGTTTCATCAATATCACTCCAATACATGATACAGCGAGACATATCCTCGCTTTCCTTATAGAGGATACAGCTAACAGTTTCTGAAGGGACGACTGGCTCAAAGCAATCTTCCAAAGCCAATTTGTGCTTAGGGCTATTGTGACTACAAAAAATGATGTATGGTGTTCTAGTTCTGGATCTGgactagaaaaaaattaatgaaggtaggtattattaatgaatttaCAAATACTCGTAAGAAAATCCCCTTTCGTAAGCTTGTATCTTCTCAAGAACTCTAGTTACTTGGTGCTCAACTTTATTATTGTCTACttgtattcataaaattattttaatatgcaaatatttgatttaatacgGGAGAAGTTTCATATACATTGAAAAGGTAAACTTACTCATACAAAACGAGTCGTCCACCATGACTGGCAATTTCCCACATCCTTTTAAATCCCATTGGCAGTAATGCCAGACCACTTGGTAGTGCAGAGCCAGCCACGGCCAGAAATGACGTCACTATACCTATGCTGACTATAGCTCGTAATCCTCCTATAGCACTCAAGGTGGCACAAGCTACACAAATGACTGCTGTTATACGCCCAGCCAGCTGATtagttactaaaataaattaaaaataataataatacgtcTGCTTTACATGTGaggaggcagagactacaaatTTTTCTGTGCTAACGCATTAATCGTGCTTTTTTCCGATGTTTTTCTccaaatattaatatgaatatCACTTTTTCTGGAGATACTAAAATACTCTGTCCCTAGGAAAATACAAGAACTATACAAGAAAACAAATCATTAGAATTTTCAATGATTAAACTTACCCAGTCTGAAAGCCAATAATGGGACATATGGCACAATCGGGAGAAGCATTAACTTACTGATGACAAACAATACAGCAGCCACCGTTCTGGTATGAGAAGAAAATCTTATTTCCAAATATTCGAAGCTTGACGATAGTTGAAGCTTGTGAAATACTGAAATACATACGTAGAATTAATAAGTAGCAGTTTGTGTTTATtccttaaataaatgtttttgagCGAATATCAAACACATTAATTCAAACGATAAAATAATAGCTTTCAGATCACCTAACACATGCATAATAAAACTAAGGCATTAGCTAATATTTCTATCTCTCGTATTCTAAAATTATAGCTTGACAATTTTGTTTCAATCATCAGCTTCATTGAAAGAAGAGCTATAAGCTGAAATGGCCATCGATAGTTaagatattttgttaattttaaaatataatatttgaaacaaTGTAACTGAcaactatttatatttcaataaatgtaAGCAATGCTACTGACGTTGCATCAACAAGTagtaaagataatattattgatGATATTGGTTCCAGATTagattataaaacatttaatagtaatgtaaataaacgaTTACCCGGTAAGTAAATGACGGCGGTCAAAAACGTTACGACTACCAAGGAGAGTGCCGACGCCCAATATTGTGTCCCTCTGAGGTAAATCTCTACCGGCACTCCGAGCAAAGTTATACTTGTTAGGTGACTGTAAAACAtgaattgtataaataattataggttcattcaattcaaataaaagatTTCATGTGTATGTAGTTGTAACCATGTTAGATGGCTGtgaaatatttacagaaaaatgTTGTAGGTGTTCAACTGCAACggctatacctacataatttcaATGGATTAATGAAATTTACTATCTATTATAATGAGAAGTGAAAGTTCCAGATCAAATATAATACCAAAAACCTACGTAATAGACTAGTAGACTATTTTGTTACACATTTAAGACTTCGTTTcggcaaaaaataataattatgtactgTATCGAtaactacttacttaaatattcaaagtatgttattatatacaaaagtACTAGAACAAAATGGTAATTCAGCATTACTAATAACTAAATGACATGCATACAAGCAATCTATACCGGTAATAAATTAACTACTTACCAATACTCACCTTGCAATGAGAGCTAATGAAATCGAAATCACTGACATGTTTTTACCACCAAACAGAAAACCGTTCACAGTATTATACTTTCTATTAACAACAttataatacattataattCCTATAAAAACACCCAAATTAATACCAAATAAGCAATATTCggctaaattaaaataaattggcgAAGccggcacttttgttgtattcctcatttttatgaaatctaGAAACGTGTCTTCAGTTAAGTGTCTCGCAAATAACAGAGTGGTGTTGATATCAGCGCcttaatacaacaataaaagatAGAGTAAGATAAACTGGATTTGTCTTCAATCTTTCTACAAACATTGGCAGAAAACAGTTGAATTCTGCTCTTTCAAGGAAATGTCACGTAGTGTAATGGGTTATCGAACTCATAATTGTAACTACTTTTacatttgcatttaaaataatgtaatactgcattatatgtatacatgaTATGACCATTGGAAAAGGATTGTATTTACCTACTTTTTGTCATAAAAGATTAAGACGAATCTCTCATCAACAACTAACTCAGTAAAAAGTAAGATAACCAAAGAACTTATAAaagatacctacctaatagTTTAGACATGGCAAAAAATCAAGAGGAAAGAATAGCTTAAAATTTAGGAGATAAATTTGACGgagtaatttttaaacaaaacaacctGAGAAATATTTGATTGACTATCATTATAAttccttaaataaataaattgtatcatATCAGATGATAATTATGATTGAATTGGTCTTAAAGTAGATATAGTTGTactatcatttaattttatttactatgaCGAGCCATTGCAATACCGGCAGACACCATGTGTCTGATAAGGTTTTGATCTTATACGAGTAAGTGTATTCCATCGAATTTATACAACTACTTTAGTTCTTTATTGAAAGATTTTAGATACCTTCTTGCCAATTAAATGAAACCTTATAAATACCAAGC
The window above is part of the Amyelois transitella isolate CPQ chromosome 11, ilAmyTran1.1, whole genome shotgun sequence genome. Proteins encoded here:
- the LOC106135189 gene encoding sodium-coupled monocarboxylate transporter 2 isoform X1, with protein sequence MRNTTKVPASPIYFNLAEYCLFGINLGVFIGIIMYYNVVNRKYNTVNGFLFGGKNMSVISISLALIASHLTSITLLGVPVEIYLRGTQYWASALSLVVVTFLTAVIYLPVFHKLQLSSSFEYLEIRFSSHTRTVAAVLFVISKLMLLPIVPYVPLLAFRLVTNQLAGRITAVICVACATLSAIGGLRAIVSIGIVTSFLAVAGSALPSGLALLPMGFKRMWEIASHGGRLVLYDPDPELEHHTSFFVVTIALSTNWLWKIALSQSSLQKLLAVSSIRKARICLAVSCIGVILMKLLSCFLGLALYAWFAGCDPLLSGAIKKHEQLVPQFLNSLSVMFPGICGIFIISIFSATTGCLASIINSISGVLFEEFIRPWMPQSTNELTCCRIMKLLCLFVGGYCGCVVWFAKELDRLQHVASGVTGVTAGTLLGLFTLGIVFSRANCSGALSGCVLSLLLCGWLLIGAENALATGALTFQGKPLAISGCGKDNFTYLMENVNIGKGVTTHLPTKPLQSLFRISFTYCPLVGAMTVLLIGVPMSYLTGKSRSDSMNPDVFCPLTQSIINKSPMRSSTESLEIGPPDTQEVYMALDEALRHLKEVIER
- the LOC106135189 gene encoding sodium-coupled monocarboxylate transporter 2 isoform X2, translated to MLLPIVPYVPLLAFRLVTNQLAGRITAVICVACATLSAIGGLRAIVSIGIVTSFLAVAGSALPSGLALLPMGFKRMWEIASHGGRLVLYDPDPELEHHTSFFVVTIALSTNWLWKIALSQSSLQKLLAVSSIRKARICLAVSCIGVILMKLLSCFLGLALYAWFAGCDPLLSGAIKKHEQLVPQFLNSLSVMFPGICGIFIISIFSATTGCLASIINSISGVLFEEFIRPWMPQSTNELTCCRIMKLLCLFVGGYCGCVVWFAKELDRLQHVASGVTGVTAGTLLGLFTLGIVFSRANCSGALSGCVLSLLLCGWLLIGAENALATGALTFQGKPLAISGCGKDNFTYLMENVNIGKGVTTHLPTKPLQSLFRISFTYCPLVGAMTVLLIGVPMSYLTGKSRSDSMNPDVFCPLTQSIINKSPMRSSTESLEIGPPDTQEVYMALDEALRHLKEVIER